Part of the Halomarina litorea genome is shown below.
TCACCGTCGGCGTCCTCCCCGAGTACCGCGGGAAGGGAATCGGGAGCCACCTCCTCCAGCGCGGGCTGGAGTGGACCAAGCAGAACGGCTTCGAGAAGGTGTACAACTCCGTCCCCTCGACCAACGAGCGCGCAATCGAGTGGCTGAAGAGTCGCGGGTGGGAGACGGAGGCCGTCCGCGAGAAGCACTACCGCATCGGGGGCGACTACGTCGACGAAGTGATGATGGCCGTCTGGCCCTGAGTCATCGCCAGTTCTCCTCGCTCCCCTCGATGGGTTCGGCGACCACGCCGTCCCGCTGGACCAGCGCCCGCCCGTGAGCCGTACAGACCACGCGGTCCTCGGCCCACGGGACGTACAGGCGCACCGCCGCCTCGTTCTCACAACCCGGTTTCGAACACTCCATGGCTTCCTGTCGCACGGCGCGGGCAAAGCCCCTGCGGGCGGAGCGGGATACGGTCGTCTCAGAGGAACGCGACGAGGAGCATCGCCACGAGCATCGAGAGCGTCAGGAGCGCCTGCACCACCGTCGAGGCGAGGACGCCGACTGCGGCGTACACCGCGGCGCGACCGCTCTGCCGGGCGTCCTGATTGCGGGCGAACTCGACGACGAACACCGTCCCCGCCACGCCGACGACGAGTCCGACGGGTCCCGCGACGAACAGGAGGACGATGCCCACCGCAGCGGCGACGGCCGTCGTCAGCGTGGACGCACCGCCCACCTTCGCGGACACCGCGCCGCCGAAGTAGTCCACCGCGAGGGTGAGCAGTCCCACGAGGACGAGTACCGCGAGGAGCACCGGTCCCGGTTCGGTGTACCCCGTCGAGTACCAGTAGAGGAGGACGCCCGCGAGCGACGAGAGCGCCCCCGGGAGGAGGGGGACCACGGCGCCGACGACGCCGAGGACGAGCAGTCCGAGCGCAAGCCAGCCGAGTGGCTCAACCATACCGGTCCCGTTCGTCGCGGGCCGCCTTAGTGCCGTAGCCTGCGACGAGGGCGGCGAACGTCTGCCCGAGTTCGCGGCGGGCCCCGCTCTTGGAGTAGAAGTCGAGTTCGTCGGCGACCGACTCCCAGTCGTGGAACTGGAGGACGCGCCGGACGAGCAGTCGTTCCTGTCGCGGGTCGAGGTCGAACGCCGGGTCCGTGAG
Proteins encoded:
- a CDS encoding DUF456 domain-containing protein; translation: MVEPLGWLALGLLVLGVVGAVVPLLPGALSSLAGVLLYWYSTGYTEPGPVLLAVLVLVGLLTLAVDYFGGAVSAKVGGASTLTTAVAAAVGIVLLFVAGPVGLVVGVAGTVFVVEFARNQDARQSGRAAVYAAVGVLASTVVQALLTLSMLVAMLLVAFL